A region from the Pontixanthobacter aestiaquae genome encodes:
- a CDS encoding TonB-dependent receptor, which translates to MKHTRLIITTCAAALAAGIASPVIAGDVSGFVVDGSDTVALQAAEVTIVELGRTAKAENDGSFFFGNVPEGTYTIVASYVGAESVSQTVEVPATGVVRVNFSVGSADGEILVVGQSANLASALSRKRNADGVSDVLTRDAIGQFPDQNVAESLRRVPGVNVLNDQGEGRFVSVRGLDPGLNATSLNGVRLPAPEGDVRSVALDVISSDIIESIEIKKSLTPDMDGDTIGASIEINTTSAFSRKKDLLTAKVEGSYNRLADALTPKGSVDFATKLSDNFGVSGGVSFYRRKFETDNIEADDWEDVGSGPFATEVQYRDYDVERERFSATLGFDFRIGDSTELYAKGVWSQFDDQEFRRRLTFDLGDFDGGASSQTGTTATFSDADEEFTVERDVKDRFERQRVRSIVLGGETETNGWRAEYSLAYSKSSELENGSVDPTQFERDFDNDGLIVGFDYSDPRVPLYSVTGSTADFFDPARYELKDVELTVLSDAQDEEWAAKFDLAREFLLDSGSFTVQAGFKGRWREKSFNKNVEFYEYDGPGDYTLGDVVGTQTYRITDLSPLPDAVAPTIFFRDNFNLFELQDADSQFDSAVEDYRVDEDVMAGYLLGRLETDSLLIIGGVRYERTDNVITGNNVTLFEEDATLPDGSTAADDTVIVTPTTFDRDYEHWLPSLNIRYEAQDDLIVRLAGYRSIVRPRLGKLAPRFAVEVNDDDEIEGEFGNPGLVPFEAWNFDATAEYYMSSNGAITAGFFYKDITNFIVDAEVDTPGVFNGIAFDEAVIPINGPSGEVFGVELGFAQSFDFLPGILSGLILQANYTFTDATGSVPDGSFTDVASVDSFRDVPLPSSSRHTFNGVIGYEKGPLEMRLAGTYRDKYLDELGGSPSSDRYVDDHFQLDFSAKFKVNENIKLFYEWININYAKYFAYNNLGGQQNLYQYEEYNWTMKFGARVTF; encoded by the coding sequence ATGAAACATACACGACTGATTATAACCACCTGCGCAGCGGCTTTGGCTGCGGGTATTGCATCACCGGTAATCGCCGGCGATGTTTCCGGCTTCGTAGTGGACGGCAGCGACACGGTGGCGCTGCAAGCTGCAGAAGTGACTATTGTCGAATTGGGCCGGACAGCGAAAGCAGAGAATGATGGCAGCTTCTTCTTCGGCAATGTGCCCGAAGGAACATACACCATTGTTGCCAGCTATGTCGGTGCGGAGAGTGTCTCCCAAACCGTGGAAGTGCCTGCAACCGGTGTCGTTCGGGTCAATTTCAGTGTTGGCAGCGCTGATGGTGAGATATTGGTGGTTGGCCAGAGTGCCAACCTTGCCAGCGCGCTCAGCCGCAAACGTAATGCGGACGGTGTAAGCGACGTTCTGACCCGCGATGCGATTGGTCAGTTCCCCGATCAAAACGTCGCCGAATCGCTGCGCCGTGTGCCTGGCGTCAATGTGCTTAACGATCAGGGCGAGGGGCGGTTTGTATCGGTGCGCGGACTTGATCCGGGCCTCAACGCAACTTCGCTCAACGGGGTGCGTTTGCCTGCGCCTGAAGGCGATGTGCGGTCGGTGGCGCTCGATGTCATCTCCAGCGACATTATTGAATCTATCGAGATCAAGAAATCGCTCACGCCCGATATGGATGGCGACACGATCGGCGCGTCGATCGAGATCAACACGACCAGCGCATTCTCTCGCAAGAAAGACTTACTGACCGCGAAGGTCGAAGGGAGCTATAACCGGCTCGCCGATGCACTGACGCCCAAGGGCAGCGTCGACTTTGCGACCAAGCTCAGCGACAATTTCGGCGTGTCGGGCGGAGTGTCGTTCTATCGCCGGAAATTCGAGACCGACAATATCGAGGCGGATGATTGGGAAGATGTCGGCTCCGGCCCGTTTGCTACCGAAGTCCAGTACCGCGACTATGATGTAGAGCGGGAACGGTTTAGCGCGACGCTTGGATTCGATTTCCGGATCGGCGACAGCACGGAGCTTTATGCCAAGGGTGTGTGGAGCCAGTTTGACGATCAGGAATTCCGCCGCCGCCTGACTTTCGATCTGGGCGATTTCGATGGCGGCGCGAGCAGCCAGACGGGGACTACTGCGACATTCAGCGATGCCGATGAAGAGTTCACTGTCGAGCGAGATGTGAAAGACCGGTTCGAGCGTCAACGTGTCCGCAGCATCGTCCTCGGCGGTGAGACCGAAACCAATGGTTGGCGCGCCGAATATTCGCTCGCCTATTCAAAATCATCCGAACTTGAGAATGGCTCAGTCGATCCGACCCAGTTCGAGCGAGATTTTGACAATGACGGGCTGATCGTCGGCTTTGACTATAGCGACCCGCGCGTGCCGCTCTACTCGGTAACGGGCAGCACGGCGGACTTCTTCGACCCGGCTAGATACGAGCTGAAAGATGTCGAACTTACCGTGCTGTCCGACGCGCAGGACGAGGAATGGGCGGCCAAGTTTGATCTGGCGCGTGAGTTCCTGCTCGATAGCGGGTCGTTCACGGTGCAAGCGGGCTTCAAAGGCCGCTGGCGCGAGAAAAGCTTCAACAAGAATGTCGAGTTCTACGAATATGATGGTCCAGGTGATTACACGCTCGGCGATGTCGTGGGTACGCAAACCTACCGGATTACCGACCTGTCGCCACTACCCGACGCGGTGGCGCCGACAATATTCTTCCGCGACAATTTCAACCTGTTCGAATTGCAGGACGCGGATTCGCAATTCGACTCGGCGGTTGAGGATTACCGTGTCGATGAGGATGTGATGGCAGGTTATTTGTTGGGCCGTCTGGAAACCGACAGCCTGCTCATCATCGGCGGCGTCCGCTATGAGCGGACCGACAATGTTATCACTGGCAACAACGTCACTCTTTTCGAAGAGGATGCGACATTGCCCGATGGTAGCACAGCTGCCGATGATACGGTGATCGTTACCCCGACCACATTTGACCGCGACTATGAGCATTGGCTGCCGAGCCTGAACATCCGCTACGAAGCGCAAGACGATCTGATTGTCCGCCTCGCAGGATATCGCAGCATTGTTCGCCCGCGGCTCGGCAAACTGGCGCCGCGCTTTGCGGTCGAAGTCAACGATGATGACGAAATCGAGGGCGAGTTCGGAAATCCGGGACTGGTCCCGTTCGAGGCATGGAACTTCGACGCTACGGCGGAATATTACATGTCATCCAACGGTGCGATTACTGCCGGTTTCTTCTACAAGGATATCACGAACTTCATCGTGGATGCCGAAGTTGACACGCCGGGCGTGTTCAACGGGATCGCGTTTGATGAAGCGGTTATACCAATCAACGGGCCAAGCGGTGAAGTGTTCGGCGTGGAACTGGGCTTTGCGCAGAGTTTCGACTTTTTACCGGGCATTCTCAGCGGACTGATCCTGCAAGCGAATTACACCTTCACCGACGCAACCGGCAGTGTGCCCGATGGATCATTCACCGATGTCGCTTCGGTTGATAGCTTCCGCGATGTGCCGCTGCCATCATCGTCCAGGCATACTTTCAACGGTGTAATCGGATATGAGAAAGGCCCTCTCGAGATGCGTCTGGCGGGCACCTATCGCGACAAATATCTCGACGAACTGGGCGGCTCGCCGAGTAGCGACCGGTATGTCGATGACCACTTCCAGCTCGATTTCAGTGCAAAGTTCAAAGTGAACGAAAACATCAAACTGTTCTACGAATGGATCAACATCAACTACGCCAAATATTTTGCCTATAACAACCTTGGCGGTCAGCAAAATCTGTATCAGTATGAGGAATATAACTGGACCATGAAGTTCGGCGCGCGGGTAACTTTCTGA
- a CDS encoding phytase — MGDPAVSVTASAETVPVGTANDDAADDPAIWRNPDNPAGSFVVATDKKAGLYVYNLRGEVMDFNAGGRLNNVDLLDLGALGVVVAASDRTDPANSRVALYRLDTASGKLAGIGSIASGAGEAYGLCMLAKAGGQSVFAVLKDGTIREYALNNLGGPDPKPTSTLLREFSVPTQPEGCVADPRDGTLYIGEENAGIWRFADGATSGELVATIDNKQLVADVEGLAIAIDGKDGGWLIASSQGDNAYARYSLPDMTPAGRFRIGAGQFGATEETDGIALHTGSFGARFPGGVFVAQDGKNEPAAQNFKLVSWQDVEKALDTWTKSTP, encoded by the coding sequence ATGGGCGACCCAGCGGTTTCGGTCACGGCGTCGGCCGAAACGGTACCGGTGGGAACCGCCAATGATGATGCGGCGGACGATCCGGCGATTTGGCGCAATCCGGACAATCCGGCAGGCAGTTTCGTTGTCGCGACTGACAAGAAGGCTGGGCTGTATGTCTATAATTTGCGCGGTGAAGTCATGGACTTCAATGCAGGCGGGCGGCTCAATAATGTCGATCTGCTCGATCTGGGTGCGTTGGGCGTTGTGGTGGCGGCAAGCGACCGTACTGACCCGGCCAACTCGCGGGTGGCTCTTTATCGTCTTGATACGGCCTCCGGTAAGCTTGCAGGCATCGGGTCTATCGCAAGCGGCGCGGGAGAAGCATACGGACTTTGTATGCTGGCCAAAGCTGGCGGACAGAGCGTGTTTGCGGTGCTGAAGGATGGCACAATTCGCGAATATGCGCTTAACAATCTTGGCGGGCCGGATCCCAAGCCAACCAGCACCTTACTACGCGAATTTTCGGTTCCAACCCAGCCCGAGGGCTGCGTTGCTGATCCGCGTGATGGCACGCTCTATATCGGTGAGGAAAACGCCGGTATCTGGCGTTTTGCTGATGGCGCCACAAGTGGCGAGCTGGTCGCAACGATCGATAATAAACAGCTGGTGGCCGACGTAGAAGGTCTCGCCATCGCGATTGATGGCAAGGACGGCGGTTGGTTGATTGCATCGAGCCAAGGCGACAATGCCTACGCCCGCTACAGCCTGCCCGATATGACACCTGCCGGGCGTTTTCGTATTGGTGCCGGCCAATTCGGCGCAACGGAAGAGACAGACGGGATCGCTTTGCACACGGGTAGTTTCGGCGCGCGCTTTCCCGGGGGTGTATTTGTGGCGCAAGATGGTAAGAACGAGCCAGCAGCACAGAATTTCAAACTTGTCTCTTGGCAAGACGTAGAGAAAGCCCTCGACACATGGACAAAGTCAACGCCGTAA